Below is a genomic region from Populus trichocarpa isolate Nisqually-1 chromosome 15, P.trichocarpa_v4.1, whole genome shotgun sequence.
ttattgaGTTGCCTAACCTTTACTATTAGATAggttttgatattatataaCGATTGTATTATAAACAAGTTTATGCATGTAATTTATAAGGTATTGTAATGGCACTAATGTTTAAGTATAAATTGTATATTAATGTACTTGTGGATATAATTATTGAAAGGTGAACTCGATGATgtcttatgataaaaaaaaatacccataaATTTCTCGTATAAAACAATTAGaaagatattaattatataaaaagttcaAGGCGTTTCATATTCTTTCTTTTACCCTCTACTCCATGTAAGTTAGTATGATTCATGAATATATAAATTCCAATGAATTATTAGGACAAAGAAAGAGGACCATCAATACATAAATAACACTTTCTCTTTTCATTCATTATATACAATATATAACCTTTAAGGCAACATTCCTTCTATATCTTTACTAATTTAAGCATTGTAGGTCCCTACATAATACCTGAGACTTATTTTCCAAGAACTTGTGAATCTTTAACCAAGCTCCTATTCATCAACTCTCGAAGCCCATCAATCTACTATAGAAAAACCTTGATATCTTCATAAGTTTGCTCCAGACTTCGTCATGTTACTTTTTCATAAAACATTGAGATTTTAAGATTGTTATGCTctataaaaagattttgaatctCAAGAATAAGCATTAGacgaggaagagagagaaaaaaaagagaaatagtgTAAATACACTTTAAAACCTCTAAAAAACTCATCTCAATAATAAGATGAGAGTAACCActttatttagttaataaaagACCTTGCTAGAAGCCCTATATTTTTTCCACCATGTTAATAGAACAatcaatattgataaaaaaaaccttataaagtAAGTATCAAGATGGTTACAAAATAGACTACCGAGAAagttttcatatatattaagctTTACCCATCCTTGCTATGGAAGAATCCATGACACTAAACGAATAGGTTAATAGTAAAGGCTACTTCATAGCCATTAAAACCATGTCTAACCTGCCAAATATAAGCATGAATAAACATATATTCCCTATATAAAAAACTCTCATTATTTATACTCTTTCAAATAGTCTaacaagaatttataaaaaatcgaGTAATAGAGAAATTCTCCTTTGCAATTAATAAAAAGCCAATCATAAAACTAACCATTCAAACTCGTATAACATGAAGACAGTCTCTTAGAAAATGAAGGACATCCTTTTGAATAGAGTGACATATAGGACAAAAAGACGTATAGCTTAAACCCAAACATCCAATTAGATAAAGTACTTGTGCTTCTAGTCAAcaactagttattaaatccaagaCTAACTAGTCATGCACACTGTAAGACAAACTTTTATGATATGTTGATACCAAATTTAACTGTATACGAGCATGTTAAAGTTTAGACCAAATCAATGATGACATTTAGACTATACCACAAGGGCATGGGGTCATGATAAatagaaaatttcaaaagaGTATCATTTTCATAAGAAGGAAATTCAAGTACCAATATATAAAATCTTCTATATTATTTAGACAATCCTAAATTGTTGTGATTGACAACAAATTTTTctacttgaaaaatcaaatatgaaaggTTCCTAGAGCTTagatttcatcaattaaatttcttcaatGAGTTTAAACCTGGTTGTTAGgatttcatcaattaaatttcttaaatgTGTTTAAATCTGGTTGCTTGCATTAACGTTTTGCTAATTACAATGAccaaattctctctttttttttttatgtgatatcTTATTTCAAGGTATAACACCTATATctatattattcatttattcttATGTCTATCGTCGTGATGATAAAGAttaatataaattcattatactttataaaattcttaaatGTAGGTCACAAAATTGTGTATTTATTTCTAAACTACACTACTAAGGTTTGATGAATTCATGAACTAacattgaaattcaattttcattacTTCATTCAACATTTTAAGCATGCAATTCATGGTCAATAAattacaagaataaaatttgaaatcatcCAATTGTAATTAACAAAGGATATTCAATACAACCATATTCAAATCATGTCAAAACTTCAATGACTACATTGTAGCcctaaaataagaaaaccagcaaatcataattaataaataatctaattatttctcaaacacaaactcaattttaacaaccttaatAGCAATtcaacaagtaaaaaaatagagaaagaaataaaaaactctgTAATTATAGAAATTACAGCTTCtctttccctattttttttctcttctttttttttcaaatatttttgttatctaCCCTAATtcaaaaacttgtgaaaatccAATCCATTTAAAACCAattcttgttttaaattttaaaacaaatttctccCCATATTTACTGTTAAAAATCTGGAATTCTTGGTTGATTGACTTCTATATGGGTTTAgagaattaaaatgataaaaattaaaaattaaaagaaaaggaagtgaaGTTGACATATCAACAACAAAGATGACCAACCTGTAATTTTcggggaaagagagagaaaaaaagaaaaaaaaagaagaaagcccTGCTGGCGATAAACCGCCCCACCTCCGTCGACACTCGTTGTACCAACAGTAAAAGGAAGCGATGACATTTCCAATGAGACAACATCAAggcatataataattaattcttattaaaagactaaattgCCCTCGATGAAcctggtaataaaaaaaacagagtgaaAAGACCAAAAGACCCCGGGAcgcatgattaatttttttatttaaagaataaacttgtcattttattgtatttcagaaaataaaaagatcccTTTGTGTCAGTTTTAGAATTCTTGACTTGGAGGATAATTAGACAACTTCACTAtgcttaaaaattttaaaaaacacctgtactcctaattaattctttaatgaCTAAGGAgttgtgagaaaaaaattaaaattcatccAATTCgaaggaatttattttttaatgattacatTGTAGCcctaaaataagaaaaccagcaaatcataattaataaaataatctaatacaGATGAATTTGATCAAATTGTCCTCGATcaatatgataataacaaaaaagacacCTACACTTCTGATCAATTATTTAATGACTAATGAGTTGTAagaaaagattgaaataaaCCCAATACAgatgaatttgttttctaatataaaagTAAAGTAATAATTACATCAGCAATGAATAATAGAATATATTCCATGGccataataaatttgatttttgttttagttttgtttgtttgtcataTCATAGAAACATGACCATGTTATAGTGGCCATCCCCTACCGTTCGAAAGTTGCTGTTCATGATTTCTATGATATGAAAAGGACAACATGATTTGATACCCACGGATTTCATACACTATGAAAATGATATTGCCAAGTGATTGACGCACGCAACTTGGTAGGCTTAGGCATAGTATTAATCTTGTACCAAACAACCTGTAATATATGGTGTAGGATTTTTCAAATCGAATGACTTCCTTCCACACACAATCTAGGAATCcacagatttttcttttttttttagacttgtACACCGGTGGCCGAAGCATACCcacaatctttttctttttaaaaaaacataaaataaggtCGGAAAAAGTTGGGAGCCGGTGGAcggaacccaaaaaaaataaaattcaaagacCGGACTTGTACTTACTGacaaaagaggaagaagaagaagaagaagaagaatggacGGGGCTTGCAAAAAGCAAAGCGTAGAAACctgaaaaatcattttcttgacaAAAACACAAACATTTACATCATCCTTTTCTTACTTAACCGATTTGTGTTGGGACAACTCAAGACAACCTTAACTTCTTCATCATTTGCCCACATGTGACTTGCACCCCTCGACCACCCGAATTTCCACTTATACCCTCCACAAAATTAGCTAATCCAACTACCTACCCTCCATGTAACCCTATCATACCCCACCccgaaaaaaggaaaaaaaaaaaacaaattttaagtgATTAACCTGCCATGCCATGCATATCTCTGACCCGACATTTAAATttagtaataaattaaaataggccggaaaaaaaagtcaaagacAAATACCTTCCCATCCCTTAAATTCAGTTAACAGTAACAGtcaggttttttcttttaatattttaatcgaTAAATAATAATCACCACCACTGGTATTCTCTAAAAATCCTAGTTCCCTCACAGTCAGGTAACATTAACACATTATTAAACTACCCGAAGCCCTGCCCAATCTGCCCGCCTCTGTTCTACCAAGTACGCGAGTAGTACTCCACCTATCCTTTTgccgtctctctctctcccttttttcttattttaggtTTATTTCTCCTCGATACTCTCTCTCTAGATTCtcgattttctctctctaaatcgAAGCGGGGTCCCGAGTTTTTCTCTCAATTTAACGGATCCGGAGATATAATTGGATCGTTTGGTGGAAGGAATCGCAGTTAGTTTCCgattagggaaaaaaaagaaattagggtTTAGATTAGCTAATGGTGAATTGAAGAAGCTAGGGTTTGTTTTACCGGATCTATATAGAATCGGTTGATTAAGCGAAGACAGAAGTTTGGATTTTGGGTTTTATTTCTTGGAAGGAGAGTGGTGGATTGATGGTACTCGAGGGGGAAAATGCAAGGCTATGCTGCATGGAAGGGAAGGTGAGGAGAGGAAAAAGGATCATCGGCACATGTGGACAGGTCCCACACGTGGTAATTCTGCTGTAGCTGGTGATGATGTTTCTAATTCGTTTTTCAaggtaattcttttttttttctgttttaatttttggggtttttttttatttaacattttggggttttggtttgtttgtttGGCGGGACAGGATGGAGGGTTAATTGGGTTATTGTACATTTGTGGGATTGAGAGGGGTATtggatcaattttattttgtaattctaTGTTATCTGGATTGTATTGGTGGATGATTTGGATAAACGATTGCAATGGGAAAATTGCCTGTGTGATATAGGAACTTTTGGGAGATGAGCTCGACTTTGagagttttgattttctttgattgGTGTTGACATTGAGACTCCATGACTGTGCTTTGGCGATATATGATTTATGGAGTTTGTATTGGGTTTCTTGGTGCTGATGCTGCTATTCTTACACTGATTGTATATGGAGTTTTTATAGGGTTTCTTGGTGCTGATGCTGCTATTCTTACACTGATTGTATGGTATTCTGGGAGGTGTTGAGTTATTATGGGGTTTTTGTAATGTATGGGCACAAATTGGTGTGTCGAAATCGAAGggtttctcttttgttttatgttttaaggaCTTTTCTTCAACTTTGGGCAAAATTGGGTTGGTGGAAAATCTTTTTCCTGgatttatgaattaaaaaaagagtcagGCTTGTATATGGTTTATAGTAAAAAAGGTGATACATGTGCTGTTGTTTGTTGAGCTAGTTAGCTTCATCCTCAAAATGGTATTATTTCTGAGTATATAGCTCCTTTAAGCATGGATACAATGTGAGATATGTTGGTGTTGCAATTCATCAACAAGTTCATGATGTGGAAAAgatacataaatatataaactgTCAGTTGTGGATTTTCTTGGGGTTAATTGGTTAAATTGTCTATATTTCATGTTTTCGCTGATTAAATTGCCAAAGCATACCCCCATACCTTCATTAGAGGAAGGCATGCcccttttttcatgttttaatttcagTCCCATTACTCTTATGGATAAAAGCTGTACCAgctgttgaaattatttttacctCAGTTCTTGTAAGATAGCTTCAGTAAATATGGATTTGTGattggttacatgagtttagAGTGTATGCAGGTGTTATACAATTTTTAGCATTAGATAGCTTAAGGTTTGGCTTGGCATTAAGCTGTATACAGGTATATTTGGCATTAAGGTTTGGTTTGCAAAGATTTGTCTTGGAATTCTTGATATGGGGTCTGTACTGTTTGTGTCTATtgattgtgaaaaatttaattacagGATGCTGTCATGCTATTGGATCCCTGGGGCCTTCTTAGTATCTAAATAGTTTAGGAAGGGGCTGTGTGACTCTTGTAGAAGTTTCTTTcttgaaatcaaatattatagtATGTGATATCTGGTTGGGCTAGAGACTTTTGGGTAAGGTGGTTTAAAATTCAACTGGTTAAATAATTGATGATTTCCAAAATTGTGAGTTTATGCAATAATTCCCATCACTCTCTTCTGTCACATGTGTGCTAATTTTAACTGCCCACCATTActtggaacaaaaaattcagtttttcttcctttgaaatgttttttttctttttcattcaaagttttttttcctcgtGTATACAAACTGAAACCAGAGTGATTCAATTAAATCTTTATCGCCCTTGATGGCTTCTTTCAGGCTTTCATATGAGAATTTTCACTGAATGATGATTAAGTTAGctttattgatttgattttgttaagTGCTTAATTATTGAAACCGAGAGAGGATGGTTTATCAATTTACTGAAGCTGGAGCTTTTGAATccacaaaattataaatgttgatCAAAATGTTAGAATAATTAGATAGTATAATCAAGTAATGATATTCCATTATATTGTTTTGCCAAAGGTCTGTTTTGACAAGTTGTTCTGCATCTCTGTATTTGTGTaatgtttatttattcttattgaAATGATGATGCAATTTTGTTTAGTTCTTTTTTACTATACAAATTGCATAATAGTTCACCAAAACTCCCATTTTGTATTTTCCCCTAACAGGATGGACGCAAGATCAGTGTTGGAGACTGTGCTTTGTTCAAACCACCCCAGGACTCCCCGCCATTCATTGGAATAATTCGTTGGCTGACTAACGGTAAAGAGAACAAGTTAAAGTTAGGTGTAAATTGGCTTTATCGACCTGCTGAAGTAAAGCTTGGCAAAGGCATCCTATTGGAAGCTGTGCCAAACGAAATATTCTATTCCTTTCATAAGGATGAAATTCCTGCTGCATCATTACTCCATCCGTGTAAAGTTGCGTTCCTTCCCAAAGGTGTTGAACTTCCATCAGGGATTTGCTCATTTGTGTGCCGGCGAGTTTATGACGTTACGAACAAGTGTTTATGGTGGCTAACTGATCAGGATTATATTAATGTGAGTGGTAGATGTGCTTTGACTTTTTGCTTTGATTTGTCAGTACTCTGGTAATTAATCcttctcctccttttcttttcacagGAACGTCAAGAGGAAGTAGATCACTTATTGGATAAGACACGCTTAGAAATGCATGCAACAGTGCAACCAGGTGGACGCTCTCCAAAGCCAGTGAATGGACCAACATCAACATCTCAGTTAAAACCTGTTTCAGATAGTGTACAGAATAGTGtttcatccttttcttcttatggtaagggaaagaaaagagaaaggggCGATCAGGGCTCTGAGCCTGTGAAACGAGAGCGCTTTACAAAAATGGATGATGGGGATTCTGGCCATAGTAGACCAGAAAGCATGTGGAAATCTGAGGTTTCTAAATTTACAGAAAAAGGAGGACTTGTGGATTCTGAAGGGGTTGAGAAATTGGTGCATATAATGCTCCCTgagagaaatgagaaaaaaatagacttgGTTGGTCGGTCAATTCTCGCTGGTGTGGTAGCAGCCACTGATAAGTTTGAATGCCTAAATCAGTTTGTGCAGCTTAGAGGCTTGCCGGTGTTTGATGAATGGCTGCAGGAGGTCCATAAAGGGAAGATTGGTGATGGTAGCCCCAAGGATGGTGATAAATCAGTTGAGGAATTTCTGGTAGTTTTACTTCGGGCACTCGATAAGCTCCCTGTAAATCTTCATGCTCTGCAAATGTGTAATATTGGCAAATCTGTGAATCTTCTGCGCACCCATAAGAACTTGGAAATACAGAAGAAAGCGAGGAGCTTAGTTGACACATGGAAGAAACGTGTTGAGGCGGAAATGGATGCAAATGCAAAGTCTGCCTCTAACCAAGGTGTCTCATGGCCTGCTAGATCACGTCTTTCTGAAGTTCCTCATGGTGGGAACAGACAATCTGGTGTATCCTCTGAGGTTGCAATGAAGAGCTCAGTTGTGCAACTCTCTGCTTCGAAAACTGGTTCGGTCAAGGCTGTACAGGGGGATACTGTTACCAAGTCCGCATCAACATCCCCTGGACCTGTAAGATCGACAACTTCACCTGGATCAGTGGGTAATAACTCAAAGGAAACACAACCCCGAAACACTGGTGCGAGTGCTGCCTCCGATCCATCTCCAACAGTAGCAAGGGATGAGAAAAGCAGCAGTTCTAGCCCGTCCCACAACAATAGTCAATCCTGTTCCAGTGACCATGCCAAAACTGGGGGGTTTTCTGGAAAGGAGGATGCAAGGAGCTCGACTGCTGGTTCAATGACGGCAAATAAGATCATTGTTGGTTCTTTGCGGCATCGTAAATCAGTCAATGGCTTTCCAGGCCAAGCTCTATCTGGTGTCCAAAAGGAAACTGGGTCGAGCAGAAATTCTTCTTTGCACAGAAATTCAGGTTCAGAAAAATTGTCACATTCCAGTTTGACATGTGAGAAGGCACTTGATGTTCCCATGACAGAGGGGAATGGCcataaatttattgttaaaattcCCAACAGAGGTCGCAGTCCGGCACAAAGTTCCAGTGGAGGAACTTTCGAAGACGCATCAGTCATGAATAGCAGAGCTTCTTCTCCTGTGATTTCGGAGAGGCATGACCAGTTTGATcataatttgaaggaaaaaaatgattcatATCGAGCTAACATTACATCTGATGTTAAGACTGAGTCGTGGCAAAGCAATGATTTCAAAGAGGTGCTTACCGGATCAGATGAGGGAGTTGGGTCGCCTGCCACTGTTCCTGATGAAGAGCATGGTCGGATAGGTGATGATGGTAGAAAATCAGGTGAAGTCTCAAAAGCTACACCTACTTCAACTGTGTGTGAACATAAATTGGGGAAGTTGAATGATGCTTCTTTCAGCTCCATGAATGCTTTGATTGAAAGTTGTGCAAAGTACTCTGAAGGAAATGCATCATTGTCAGTTGGTGATGATGGTGGTATGAATCTCCTTGCTAGTGTAGCTGCTGGGGAGATGTCCAAGTCTGATATGGTTTCACCGACAGGTTCTCCAAGGAGAAACATGCCTATCGAGCATCCCTGTGTGCCAAGTGGTTTGAGAGCAAAATCCTCTCCATGTGATGATCCTGCTCAAAGCCAAGGTAAGCCTGTTGATGGTGTTGATTATGAAGATGAGAAGCGGGGTATTACTGTTGGTACTTCACTGTCCAAGAACACAGAGGCTAAAACAGTTTTGTTTTCGCAAGAAAAAAGCACAGGGGAGCTCAATGGACCTCCTAATTCTTCCCATGTGGATGTGCAGCAAACTGCCAAACCATGCCTAGAAAGCTATTTGAAATCAGAGGAAACATTAGTAGCTGCTGTGTCCTCTGCTAGCACAGCAGTGAAAACATCAAATTGTGGGGGCAAAGAACCGTGGGAGAAAGAGGATGGTGGCAGATCAAATGTAGATGGCATATCTGATGACAAAGAAAAGTTGCATGGTTCTGTCTTTAATGATATCAACAATACAGGAGTGCAAGTTGCGATTGAAGCAATGGAAGGATCATCATCAAACCATCGTGTAGAGTTTGATGCtgagaacaagaaaaatataaataaagagctGAACATTTCTATTAAGGCAGAGCCAGCACCACCTGCTATTATGCTGTCTGATTTTGCAAAAGGAACAATTAATGAAGTGCTCCAACCTTCTAGTTCTGGTAAGGATATGGATTCTGAAAACTTGCATGAGGTGAAGGCTGGTGAAACAGATGGCAGGAGTCATTCtacagagaaaaataaaattgaaaatgaaagtaATACAGCATCAGCTGCCACTGATCATGAAGGTGAGTGCAAAGTGGAGAGCCTGGGAGGTAATCAGGTCGATGAGCAATGTAGTACCGGACCAGCTGCCCACAAGGCAGCACCCATACTTTTTCAGGCACCAGAACAAATAGTAAGGTCAACAGAGTCGAAGTTTGCTGGCACTGGAACTGATGAAACTGAGGAATGTACATCTGATGCTGCTGAGGCTTCTTCTTTATCTGCTGCAGGGGGATCGGATCTGGAAGCAAAAGTTGAATTTGATCTGAATGAAGGCTTTATTTCTGATGATGGGAAATATGGGGAGTCGAGTGACTTGAGAGCACCTGGATGCTCTTCTGCGATTCAGCTAGTTAGCCCTTTGCCCTTACCTGTTTCTTCTGTGTCTAGTGGGCTTCCTGCTTCCATTACAGTAGCTGCCGCTGCAAAAGGGCCCTTTGTTCCACCAGAGGATTTACTTAAGAGTAGACGGGAGCTTGGTTGGAAGGGATCGGCAGCCACAAGTGCATTTCGGCCAGCTGAACCTAGAAAAGCTTTGGAGATTCCATTAGGTACAGCTAATATCTCACTACCTGATGCAATGGTTTCCAAGCCTGGTCGCCCCCTGTTAGATATTGACTTGAATGTTCCTGATGAAAGAATCCTTGAGGATTTGGCTTCACGAAGTTCTGCTCAGGAGGCAGTTTCTGTTTCTGACCTTGCAAAGAACAATGATTGTGCACGTGATGCACTGATGGGTTCAATATCTGTTCGAAGCTCTGGGGGACTTGATCTTGATTTGAATAGAGCAGATGAAGCTAGTGATATTGGTAATCACTTAACAAGCATTGGCCGGAGGCTGGATGCCCCACTACATCCCGCCAAATCATCTGGTGGTTTTCTAAACGGAAAGGTTGGTGGTTGCTGGGACTTTGATTTGAATGATGGCCCTCTTGTCGATGAGGTGAGTGCCGAACCATCACAACTTGGGCGGCATACCCAAAACATTGTGCCATCCCAACCATCCATTTCTAGCCTTCGAATGAACAGTACAGAAATGGGAAACTTCCCCTCCTGGTTTCCTCAAGGGAATCCGTATCCTGCTGTCACAATCCAATCTATCTTGCATGATAGAGGAGAGCAGCCTTTCCCTATAGTTGCAACTGGTGGGCCTCAACGGATCTTGGCTTCCTCTACTGGCAGCAACCCATTTAATCCTGATGTCTACAGGGGAGCAGTGTTGTCGTCCTCTCCAGCAGTGCCATTTCCATCTACTCCTTTTCAGTATCCTGTCTTTCCTTTTGGGACCAGCTTCCCTCTTCCCTCAGCTACATTTTCAGGTGGTTCAGCATCGTATGTGGATTCATCATCTGGTGGGAGGCTTTGCTTTCCCACAGTACCTTCTCAAGTAGTAGCGCAAGTTGGTGTGGTCTCATCCCATTATCCAAGGCCTTATGCTGTTAACCTCCCAGACAGTAACAATAATGGTGCTGTGGAGAGCAGTAGGAAATGGGTAAGGCAGGGTCTAGATCTCAATGCCGGGCCTCTAGGTGCAGATATTGAAGGTAGAAATGAGACCTCAGCTCTTGCATCGAGGCAGCTGTCTGTTGCCAGTTCACAAGCCCATGCAGAGGAGCTATCGAGGATGTATCAGGCGACTAGTGGAGGTTTTCTTAAGAGGAAGGAACCAGAGGGTGGATGGGATGGTTATAAGCAATCCTCCTGGCAGAAGGGATGAATAATGACACAATGCAGTGATCCACCTGTAAGTTTTTGTCATGTTCTGTAAATATATGTGCTCTTTGTGTTTCATGATTTGAAGCTGTGCtatagccttttcttttctgatcaAGTGGAGGGGGAAATGTTTTTTCTAACTTGCATTCTTTTGGGCATGAGTTGCACTTAGGTT
It encodes:
- the LOC7474882 gene encoding uncharacterized protein LOC7474882 → MLHGREGEERKKDHRHMWTGPTRGNSAVAGDDVSNSFFKDGRKISVGDCALFKPPQDSPPFIGIIRWLTNGKENKLKLGVNWLYRPAEVKLGKGILLEAVPNEIFYSFHKDEIPAASLLHPCKVAFLPKGVELPSGICSFVCRRVYDVTNKCLWWLTDQDYINERQEEVDHLLDKTRLEMHATVQPGGRSPKPVNGPTSTSQLKPVSDSVQNSVSSFSSYGKGKKRERGDQGSEPVKRERFTKMDDGDSGHSRPESMWKSEVSKFTEKGGLVDSEGVEKLVHIMLPERNEKKIDLVGRSILAGVVAATDKFECLNQFVQLRGLPVFDEWLQEVHKGKIGDGSPKDGDKSVEEFLVVLLRALDKLPVNLHALQMCNIGKSVNLLRTHKNLEIQKKARSLVDTWKKRVEAEMDANAKSASNQGVSWPARSRLSEVPHGGNRQSGVSSEVAMKSSVVQLSASKTGSVKAVQGDTVTKSASTSPGPVRSTTSPGSVGNNSKETQPRNTGASAASDPSPTVARDEKSSSSSPSHNNSQSCSSDHAKTGGFSGKEDARSSTAGSMTANKIIVGSLRHRKSVNGFPGQALSGVQKETGSSRNSSLHRNSGSEKLSHSSLTCEKALDVPMTEGNGHKFIVKIPNRGRSPAQSSSGGTFEDASVMNSRASSPVISERHDQFDHNLKEKNDSYRANITSDVKTESWQSNDFKEVLTGSDEGVGSPATVPDEEHGRIGDDGRKSGEVSKATPTSTVCEHKLGKLNDASFSSMNALIESCAKYSEGNASLSVGDDGGMNLLASVAAGEMSKSDMVSPTGSPRRNMPIEHPCVPSGLRAKSSPCDDPAQSQGKPVDGVDYEDEKRGITVGTSLSKNTEAKTVLFSQEKSTGELNGPPNSSHVDVQQTAKPCLESYLKSEETLVAAVSSASTAVKTSNCGGKEPWEKEDGGRSNVDGISDDKEKLHGSVFNDINNTGVQVAIEAMEGSSSNHRVEFDAENKKNINKELNISIKAEPAPPAIMLSDFAKGTINEVLQPSSSGKDMDSENLHEVKAGETDGRSHSTEKNKIENESNTASAATDHEGECKVESLGGNQVDEQCSTGPAAHKAAPILFQAPEQIVRSTESKFAGTGTDETEECTSDAAEASSLSAAGGSDLEAKVEFDLNEGFISDDGKYGESSDLRAPGCSSAIQLVSPLPLPVSSVSSGLPASITVAAAAKGPFVPPEDLLKSRRELGWKGSAATSAFRPAEPRKALEIPLGTANISLPDAMVSKPGRPLLDIDLNVPDERILEDLASRSSAQEAVSVSDLAKNNDCARDALMGSISVRSSGGLDLDLNRADEASDIGNHLTSIGRRLDAPLHPAKSSGGFLNGKVGGCWDFDLNDGPLVDEVSAEPSQLGRHTQNIVPSQPSISSLRMNSTEMGNFPSWFPQGNPYPAVTIQSILHDRGEQPFPIVATGGPQRILASSTGSNPFNPDVYRGAVLSSSPAVPFPSTPFQYPVFPFGTSFPLPSATFSGGSASYVDSSSGGRLCFPTVPSQVVAQVGVVSSHYPRPYAVNLPDSNNNGAVESSRKWVRQGLDLNAGPLGADIEGRNETSALASRQLSVASSQAHAEELSRMYQATSGGFLKRKEPEGGWDGYKQSSWQKG